Proteins encoded within one genomic window of Brachybacterium sp. P6-10-X1:
- a CDS encoding helix-turn-helix transcriptional regulator, with protein sequence MLTIASRLDVMNRLGRALADPTRSRIILTLLVGPAYPAELARDLDLTRPNVSNHLACLRDCGIVVAEPEGRRTRYEIADSHLAQALTALVDATLAVDEHAPCIDSACSVPGCDAAGERA encoded by the coding sequence ATGCTGACTATTGCTTCCCGTCTCGACGTGATGAACCGGCTGGGTCGCGCGCTGGCCGACCCGACCCGGTCCCGGATCATCCTGACTCTGCTCGTGGGGCCCGCATACCCGGCGGAACTGGCCCGAGATCTGGATCTGACCCGCCCCAACGTGTCCAATCACCTTGCGTGCCTTCGGGATTGCGGGATCGTGGTCGCCGAGCCCGAGGGTCGTCGGACGCGTTATGAGATTGCCGACTCCCACCTGGCGCAGGCCCTGACGGCACTGGTCGATGCGACCCTCGCGGTGGACGAACATGCCCCGTGCATCGATTCTGCCTGCTCCGTTCCCGGATGCGATGCAGCAGGGGAGCGCGCATGA